In a genomic window of Papilio machaon chromosome 4, ilPapMach1.1, whole genome shotgun sequence:
- the LOC106720318 gene encoding uncharacterized protein LOC106720318: MVKVLNHSDMFRYFKILLFALIVLSVTDSVRARKLSGSRHSYPKSGGLSGGGHHYPSSGGLSGNSHGYPSSGGSHGYPSSGGSHGYPSSGGSHGYPSSGGSHGYPASGGLSGSGSHGYPANKGLSGSNTGHTTNVHYHYNYNPPQRISYAPAHGGPPVSYPVYRGAPPTYVYQYKDSGSKYGTLLAGLALLNLGTLAGGLYANRHSSYKPQPGEICKFGIRKDNGDYEETKIDCKLITSFIFEEEEKRQRGVQNSTVTTTTVTNTTIVNTTNLAEAPPQPPVAFPLYTMLPNGTLVPVNGTMFNVTSVNNATNVNDSVPVGNANMSTVTSVMTTTTNTTVTNALDVKGKPVDVTPTMKCYVIRNSPSSNMRRSVPCGLLQTYADQSIKKNSASNHLPSMTILSVVFAIFILY, encoded by the coding sequence ATGGTGAAAGTTTTAAATCATAGTGACATGTTTAGATACTTTAAGATATTATTGTTTGCACTCATAGTGCTTAGTGTTACAGATTCAGTGAGGGCAAGAAAATTGTCGGGTTCTAGACACAGTTATCCGAAATCAGGGGGCCTTTCTGGCGGCGGCCATCATTATCCCAGTTCTGGTGGACTTTCTGGAAACAGTCACGGATATCCTTCATCCGGGGGTAGCCATGGTTATCCGTCTTCTGGGGGAAGTCATGGATATCCTTCATCTGGAGGTAGCCACGGATATCCATCATCTGGTGGGAGTCACGGTTATCCCGCATCAGGTGGTTTATCAGGATCTGGAAGTCACGGATATCCAGCAAACAAAGGGCTATCAGGATCAAATACTGGCCATACCACCAATGTACACTACCATTACAACTACAATCCACCACAAAGGATTTCTTATGCCCCAGCACATGGTGGCCCTCCAGTGAGTTACCCTGTCTATCGTGGCGCTCCGCCGACCTACGTTTACCAATATAAAGATTCGGGTAGCAAATACGGTACGTTGTTGGCCGGTTTGGCACTTCTTAACCTAGGAACTCTTGCAGGCGGACTCTATGCAAACAGACATTCCAGTTACAAACCACAGCCTGGCGAAATTTGTAAATTCGGAATTAGAAAAGACAACGGGGATTACGAAGAGACAAAAATCGACTGTAAACTAAtaacaagttttatatttgaggAAGAAGAGAAGAGACAGAGAGGTGTGCAGAATTCCACCGTCACGACTACAACCGTGACCAATACCACCATTGTAAACACTACTAATTTGGCAGAGGCTCCCCCTCAACCGCCCGTTGCTTTCCCACTTTACACGATGTTGCCCAATGGTACATTAGTACCCGTTAATGGAACAATGTTTAATGTAACCTCGGTGAATAATGCAACTAATGTTAACGACAGTGTGCCCGTGGGCAATGCAAACATGTCAACTGTGACGTCAGTGATGACGACGACAACGAATACAACGGTAACGAATGCGCTGGACGTAAAGGGAAAGCCGGTCGACGTCACGCCAACCATGAAGTGCTATGTCATCCGGAATTCCCCATCGTCGAACATGCGTCGCAGTGTCCCTTGCGGCCTGTTGCAAACCTACGCGGACCAATCAATAAAGAAGAACTCTGCATCAAATCATCTACCGTCCATGACAATTCTGAGTGTagtttttgctatttttatcttgtactag